Proteins encoded together in one Lachnospiraceae bacterium JLR.KK008 window:
- a CDS encoding trypsin-like peptidase domain-containing protein, with amino-acid sequence MTEQQKETEQQTEQAGIPQYDFIKEQIKERPLNKKKLLRRTIITASMAVLFGLVACLTVLILEPVFSNWLYPEEIAENITFPPETEEMLPEDMALDDEELEQEQEKEERPEIIPKEEDDELNRYRKTFREMQELAAEVSKSLVTVTGVTSDKDWFDNTYESKGQTTGVIVASNNREYLILTDAEPLKTVETINVTFCEDTQVQAEIKMTDPITGLAVLSIDSKLLGSDVLDGITTANLGSSNYAALTGSPVIALGSPAGMSGSIMYGVVTSGGNTLNTVDSKYKLITTDMYGSQSSTGVLVNLQGQIIGIIEQDYNDSQMKNMIAAFGISELKNTIERLSNGIEQAYIGIYGTDVTEEANENLQVPFGAYVTGIEMDSPAMQAGIQSGDVIVRLNGKEVGSYEEYISVLSECIADSTVGITIVRKNQEEYKSMNLQITLGTLK; translated from the coding sequence ATGACAGAACAGCAAAAAGAAACAGAACAACAAACGGAACAGGCCGGGATTCCCCAATATGATTTTATCAAAGAGCAGATCAAAGAACGGCCTCTGAATAAAAAAAAGCTGCTGCGGCGTACGATCATCACCGCTTCCATGGCAGTGTTATTTGGCCTGGTGGCCTGCCTGACGGTGCTCATATTGGAACCGGTGTTCAGTAACTGGCTGTATCCGGAAGAAATTGCGGAAAATATTACGTTTCCGCCGGAGACGGAGGAGATGCTGCCGGAGGATATGGCGCTGGACGACGAGGAGCTGGAACAGGAGCAGGAAAAAGAGGAAAGGCCGGAGATTATCCCAAAAGAGGAGGACGATGAGCTGAACCGCTACCGGAAAACTTTTCGGGAAATGCAGGAGCTGGCTGCGGAAGTCTCCAAAAGTCTTGTGACGGTCACGGGAGTGACGTCTGACAAAGACTGGTTTGACAACACGTATGAAAGCAAAGGGCAGACGACCGGCGTCATTGTCGCCAGCAATAACCGGGAGTATCTGATCCTGACAGATGCGGAGCCGTTAAAAACAGTGGAGACGATCAATGTGACGTTCTGCGAGGATACGCAGGTGCAGGCGGAGATCAAAATGACAGATCCGATCACCGGCCTGGCGGTGCTCAGTATTGACAGTAAGCTGCTTGGCAGCGACGTTCTCGATGGAATTACGACCGCCAATCTTGGCAGTTCGAATTATGCGGCCTTGACCGGCAGTCCGGTGATCGCGCTTGGCAGTCCTGCGGGTATGAGCGGATCGATTATGTATGGGGTAGTCACCTCCGGCGGAAATACATTAAATACGGTAGATTCGAAATATAAGCTGATCACCACAGATATGTACGGCAGTCAGAGCAGCACAGGGGTACTCGTAAATCTTCAGGGCCAGATCATCGGCATTATCGAACAGGATTATAATGATTCGCAGATGAAAAATATGATTGCGGCATTTGGCATTTCAGAATTAAAGAATACGATTGAGCGTCTTTCCAATGGAATTGAGCAGGCGTATATCGGAATTTATGGCACAGATGTGACGGAGGAGGCAAACGAGAATCTGCAGGTTCCTTTTGGGGCATATGTGACAGGGATCGAGATGGACTCCCCAGCCATGCAGGCAGGAATTCAAAGCGGCGATGTCATTGTGAGACTGAATGGAAAAGAAGTGGGAAGTTATGAGGAATATATCTCCGTGCTGTCGGAATGTATCGCGGACAGTACGGTAGGCATTACGATAGTGCGAAAAAATCAGGAAGAATATAAATCCATGAATCTTCAGATTACGTTGGGAACACTGAAATAA
- a CDS encoding endonuclease MutS2, with protein sequence MNKKVLKTLEFHKIIQMLTELATSQPGKQLCERLLPSSDLSDIIQAQTETEDALNRLFKKSAPAFSGNQELTRMLRSLEIGASLSAAELLKIASLLECTARIKAYGRNERDEETADSLTERFHLLIPLTPLVNEIHRCILEEDTFADDASPALRRIRKSQASVNDKIHSQLTGMVNGSCRTYLQDAVITMRGNRYCIPVKSEYKSQVPGMVHDQSSTGSTLFIEPAAVVSLNNQLRELELQEQEEIEEILRTLSAMAAEHAAELLSNQNILTELDFIFARAALALSQNATKPIFNEDHVIRIRKGRHPLLDKKAVVPIDIHLGDDFDLLVITGPNTGGKTVSLKTVGLFTLMGQAGLHIPALDRSQLSVFQEVYADIGDEQSIEQNLSTFSSHMTNTVRILGQADENALCLFDELGAGTDPTEGAALAIAILNHLHDRGIRTMATTHYSELKVYALSTPHVENACCEFDVETLRPTYRLLIGIPGKSNAFAISSRLGLPDAIIEQARAQIDEEKETFEDLLTDLENSRVTIEAEREEIAAYKQEIRTLKEKLQTKQEKIEASRNKILQEANEQAREILQEAKEIADETIRSFQKAGPGASMKDLEKARQKVRGKISEKNEKLSIPKNDTHVSGLKPNQVKKGDAVKVVSMGLRGTVSSLPDKKGNLFVQCGIIRSQVNITDLVLINEETITAPALQRTTTSGMKMSKSAAISTEINLLGKTVDEAMAVLDKYLDDAYLAHLPSVRIVHGKGTGALRSAVHRQLKRMKTIKEFRLGEFGEGDAGVTIATFK encoded by the coding sequence ATGAATAAAAAAGTATTAAAAACATTAGAATTTCATAAGATCATTCAAATGCTGACCGAACTGGCAACTTCGCAGCCAGGGAAACAATTATGTGAACGTCTGCTGCCCTCTTCCGATCTGTCGGACATCATTCAGGCACAGACCGAGACAGAAGACGCTCTGAACCGACTCTTTAAAAAAAGCGCGCCTGCCTTTTCCGGCAATCAGGAATTGACACGTATGCTCAGAAGTCTGGAAATCGGCGCTTCCCTCTCCGCGGCCGAATTGCTGAAAATCGCTTCCCTGCTGGAATGCACGGCCCGCATCAAAGCATACGGCAGGAATGAAAGAGATGAAGAGACAGCGGATTCTTTGACAGAACGCTTTCATCTGCTCATTCCTCTGACCCCGTTGGTAAATGAGATCCACCGCTGTATCCTGGAGGAAGATACCTTCGCGGACGATGCCAGTCCTGCGCTGCGCCGGATACGCAAGAGCCAGGCCAGCGTCAACGATAAGATACACAGCCAGCTCACGGGAATGGTAAACGGTTCCTGCCGTACGTATTTGCAGGATGCCGTGATTACAATGCGCGGAAACCGCTACTGCATCCCGGTGAAATCAGAATACAAATCGCAGGTTCCGGGAATGGTACACGATCAGTCGTCAACCGGTTCCACCCTTTTCATCGAGCCGGCTGCCGTCGTGTCTCTGAACAACCAGCTAAGAGAGCTTGAACTGCAGGAGCAGGAGGAAATCGAGGAAATTTTGCGTACCCTCTCCGCAATGGCGGCAGAACACGCCGCCGAGCTCCTCTCCAATCAGAATATTCTCACAGAGCTTGATTTTATCTTTGCCAGAGCGGCTCTCGCATTGTCTCAAAATGCCACAAAGCCGATATTTAATGAAGATCATGTAATCCGCATCCGCAAAGGGCGGCATCCGCTTCTGGATAAAAAGGCGGTCGTCCCCATCGACATCCATCTGGGTGACGACTTTGACCTTCTTGTCATTACCGGGCCAAATACAGGCGGCAAGACAGTCTCTCTGAAAACAGTGGGATTGTTCACATTGATGGGACAGGCCGGACTGCACATTCCCGCGCTGGACCGCTCCCAGCTTTCTGTTTTCCAGGAAGTCTACGCCGACATCGGAGATGAACAGAGTATCGAGCAAAATCTCAGCACGTTCTCTTCCCATATGACAAACACCGTGCGCATTCTGGGACAGGCGGACGAGAACGCGCTCTGTCTCTTCGACGAGCTCGGGGCAGGCACGGATCCGACCGAAGGTGCAGCGCTTGCCATTGCCATCCTCAATCATCTCCATGACCGGGGAATACGAACGATGGCTACCACCCATTACAGCGAATTAAAGGTTTATGCCCTTTCCACACCCCACGTGGAAAATGCCTGCTGTGAATTTGATGTGGAGACGCTGCGTCCTACTTACCGGCTGCTGATCGGTATTCCCGGCAAGAGCAATGCGTTCGCTATCTCTTCCAGGCTGGGCCTGCCGGATGCTATCATCGAACAGGCCCGGGCACAGATCGATGAGGAAAAAGAAACGTTTGAAGACCTGCTGACTGACCTGGAAAACAGCCGTGTCACGATCGAGGCTGAGCGGGAAGAAATCGCTGCCTATAAGCAGGAGATCAGGACGTTAAAGGAAAAGCTGCAGACAAAACAGGAAAAGATAGAGGCTTCCCGCAATAAGATTCTGCAGGAAGCGAACGAACAGGCAAGAGAGATTCTGCAGGAGGCAAAAGAGATCGCAGACGAAACGATCCGCTCCTTTCAGAAAGCCGGTCCTGGCGCTTCTATGAAAGATCTTGAAAAAGCCAGACAAAAAGTGCGGGGAAAAATCTCGGAAAAGAACGAAAAGCTGTCCATCCCCAAAAATGACACTCATGTCAGTGGTTTGAAACCAAATCAGGTCAAAAAAGGAGACGCCGTGAAAGTTGTCTCCATGGGGCTTCGGGGTACCGTGAGTTCCCTGCCCGACAAAAAGGGCAATTTATTCGTGCAGTGCGGTATTATCCGTTCCCAGGTCAACATCACTGATCTCGTGCTGATCAATGAAGAGACAATCACTGCCCCTGCCCTGCAGAGGACAACGACAAGCGGCATGAAAATGTCTAAATCTGCAGCCATTTCCACGGAGATCAATCTCCTCGGAAAGACGGTAGATGAAGCTATGGCTGTCCTCGACAAATATCTGGACGATGCATATCTGGCACACCTGCCAAGCGTCCGTATCGTCCATGGCAAAGGTACCGGAGCGCTCCGCAGCGCTGTCCACAGACAGTTAAAGCGAATGAAAACGATTAAAGAATTCCGTTTGGGAGAATTCGGTGAAGGAGACGCAGGCGTCACAATCGCCACTTTTAAATAA
- a CDS encoding response regulator transcription factor, with translation MVNRQKILIVDDDNNIAELISLYLTKECFETTIVNDGESVLPALDTFRPNLILLDLMLPGIDGYQVCREVRAKSNLPIIMLSAKGEIFDKVLGLEMGADDYMEKPFDSKELVARVKAVLRRFKAVPVPSENSDIKCVEYPDLVVNQTNYSVVYMGHSVEMPPKELELLYFLASSPNHVFTREQLLDQIWGYEYAGDTRTVDVHIKRLREKIKDHASWRLATIWGIGYKFEVKN, from the coding sequence ATGGTAAACAGACAGAAAATTTTAATTGTCGACGATGATAACAATATTGCGGAACTGATTTCCCTCTATCTCACAAAAGAATGCTTTGAGACGACAATCGTCAACGACGGGGAGTCCGTGCTCCCCGCTCTTGACACGTTCCGGCCCAATCTGATTCTTCTCGATCTGATGCTTCCTGGCATCGATGGGTATCAGGTATGCCGTGAAGTGCGTGCAAAATCCAATCTGCCTATTATCATGCTCTCTGCCAAGGGGGAAATATTTGATAAAGTACTGGGACTGGAGATGGGCGCCGACGATTATATGGAAAAGCCTTTTGATTCCAAAGAACTGGTGGCAAGGGTCAAAGCCGTGCTCCGACGGTTCAAAGCTGTGCCTGTGCCCTCGGAAAATTCGGACATCAAGTGCGTGGAATACCCGGATCTCGTTGTCAACCAGACCAATTACTCTGTTGTATACATGGGACATTCTGTCGAAATGCCGCCAAAGGAACTGGAACTTCTCTATTTTCTTGCTTCCTCTCCCAACCATGTCTTTACACGGGAACAGCTTCTCGATCAGATCTGGGGCTATGAATATGCCGGAGATACAAGAACGGTCGATGTGCATATTAAACGGCTGCGGGAAAAGATCAAAGATCATGCCTCCTGGAGACTGGCCACAATCTGGGGAATCGGTTACAAATTTGAGGTGAAGAACTGA
- a CDS encoding HAMP domain-containing sensor histidine kinase, producing MRKTLYLKFLLAYVIFGFFGFISVATFVYSMTLENLKRERADSLYKEATLIANTYASDLYNNQASLDAVKTQLDALDTYLSSTIWIINPSGRIILDSSAPMDFDNPIIVENFDPTITAGSYYIVGDFFQYFAEDTLSVFAPITSNFKVSGYVVIHTPMNKIEQSAESLLNISYILLIIMFLLSMIILFFFTEIVYVPLRKITYATEQYAAGNMHYEFQVDSDDEMGYLAASLSYMASEIAKSEDSQKKFVANVSHDFRSPLTSIKGYLEAILDGTIPPEMHEKYVQIVLNETERLAKLTNGLLQLNNMNTKGVILSRTDFDVNQMIRNTAATFEGICQNRMIGIELVLTGEQLSVHADQDKIQQVLYNLLDNAIKFSHNDSIIKIETTEKSSKILISVKDSGIGIPKDSLKLIWDRFYKTDLSRGKDKKGTGLGLSIVKEIIHAHGENINVVSTEGVGTEFIFTLPKVDDDDDET from the coding sequence ATGCGCAAAACTCTCTACCTGAAATTTCTGCTTGCCTATGTCATCTTCGGATTTTTCGGATTTATTTCTGTGGCTACTTTTGTATACAGTATGACACTGGAAAATCTGAAGCGGGAGCGGGCGGATTCCCTCTATAAAGAGGCGACTCTGATCGCCAATACGTATGCCTCCGACCTGTACAACAATCAGGCCTCTCTTGACGCTGTCAAAACCCAGCTTGACGCGCTCGACACATATCTGTCATCCACGATCTGGATTATCAATCCCTCGGGACGGATTATTCTCGATTCCTCTGCCCCGATGGACTTCGACAATCCGATTATTGTCGAAAATTTTGACCCTACCATTACGGCAGGCTCTTATTATATTGTCGGCGATTTTTTCCAATATTTCGCAGAGGACACTTTGAGTGTGTTTGCACCGATTACATCTAATTTTAAAGTGAGCGGATATGTTGTCATCCACACACCGATGAATAAGATCGAACAATCTGCGGAAAGTCTGCTCAATATTTCATACATTTTGCTGATCATTATGTTCCTGCTGTCTATGATCATCCTTTTTTTCTTCACAGAAATCGTATATGTACCACTGCGGAAAATCACATACGCGACAGAGCAATATGCCGCCGGAAACATGCACTATGAGTTCCAGGTAGACAGCGACGATGAGATGGGCTACCTGGCCGCCTCTCTTTCCTATATGGCCAGCGAGATCGCCAAGAGCGAGGACAGCCAGAAAAAGTTTGTCGCCAACGTCTCTCACGATTTCCGTTCCCCCCTGACTTCCATCAAAGGCTATCTGGAAGCGATACTCGACGGCACGATTCCACCGGAGATGCACGAAAAATATGTACAGATCGTTCTCAATGAGACGGAACGTCTGGCCAAACTGACAAATGGGCTGTTACAACTAAACAATATGAATACAAAAGGAGTCATCCTCAGCCGCACCGACTTTGATGTCAATCAGATGATTCGCAATACTGCCGCCACCTTTGAAGGCATCTGCCAAAACAGAATGATCGGCATTGAACTTGTGCTCACCGGAGAGCAGCTCAGCGTTCATGCCGATCAGGATAAAATCCAGCAGGTATTATACAACTTGCTGGATAATGCGATTAAATTCAGCCATAATGACTCTATCATCAAAATTGAGACGACCGAGAAAAGCAGTAAAATACTGATCTCTGTCAAAGACAGCGGTATCGGTATCCCCAAAGACAGTCTGAAACTGATCTGGGATCGTTTCTATAAGACAGACCTCTCCCGTGGCAAAGATAAGAAGGGCACCGGACTGGGACTTTCCATCGTCAAGGAGATTATTCATGCCCACGGTGAAAATATTAACGTTGTAAGCACGGAGGGCGTGGGTACGGAATTTATTTTTACTCTGCCCAAGGTAGACGATGATGACGACGAGACATAG
- a CDS encoding tRNA (cytidine(34)-2'-O)-methyltransferase, which translates to MNIVLHQPEIPANTGNIGRTCVATGAALHLIEPLGFRLSEKEIRRAGMDYWEHLDVRRYVNYETFLEQNPGGRVWYVTTKAKRVYSEVTFTADDYLMFGKESAGIPEEILVEHSESCIRIPMLDGIRSLNLSNAVAIVLYEALRQNNFMKMQQRGQLHRLDWKA; encoded by the coding sequence ATGAATATTGTATTACATCAGCCGGAAATTCCGGCGAATACGGGAAATATCGGGCGGACCTGTGTTGCCACAGGGGCCGCCTTGCATTTGATTGAACCGCTTGGTTTTCGGCTCAGTGAAAAGGAAATCAGGCGGGCCGGTATGGATTACTGGGAACATCTGGATGTCAGACGGTATGTGAATTATGAAACGTTTCTGGAGCAGAATCCGGGAGGAAGAGTCTGGTATGTGACGACGAAAGCGAAGCGGGTATACAGTGAGGTGACATTCACGGCGGATGATTACCTGATGTTTGGCAAAGAGAGTGCCGGGATTCCGGAAGAGATACTCGTGGAGCATTCAGAGAGCTGCATCCGCATTCCGATGCTGGACGGGATACGCTCTCTGAATCTGTCCAATGCTGTGGCGATTGTGCTTTATGAGGCCCTCCGGCAAAATAATTTTATGAAAATGCAGCAGAGAGGGCAGTTACACCGACTCGACTGGAAAGCATGA
- a CDS encoding aminotransferase class I/II-fold pyridoxal phosphate-dependent enzyme: protein MRNPLADKTVSLKPSGIRKFFDIVSEMKDAISLGVGEPDFDTPWRIRDEGIYSLEKGRTFYTSNAGLKELKIEISNYLKRKLGITYHYNKEVLVTVGGSEAIDIALRAMINPGEEVIIPQPSYVSYEPCAILADAVPVIIDLKAENEFRLTAQELREAVTDKTKVVVLPFPNNPTGAIMEREDLEAIAEVIIEKDLFVISDEIYGELTYKGDHVSIACIPGMQERTILINGFSKAFAMTGWRLGFACGPEQIIEQMIKIHQFAIMCAPTTSQYAAVEALKNGDEDVQQMREAYNQRRRYLMYAFRNMGLECFEPYGAFYVFPCIKEFGMTSEEFAERLLKEEKVAVVPGTAFGDSGEGFLRISYAYSLDNLKLAIGRLEHFISRLRAEKQSGSKS, encoded by the coding sequence ATGAGAAATCCGTTAGCTGATAAAACGGTTTCGCTGAAGCCATCCGGCATCCGGAAATTTTTTGACATTGTCAGTGAGATGAAGGATGCGATCTCTCTTGGCGTAGGTGAGCCTGATTTTGACACGCCCTGGCGTATTCGGGACGAAGGCATCTATTCCCTGGAGAAGGGACGTACATTTTATACGTCCAATGCAGGGCTGAAAGAGCTGAAAATTGAGATCTCGAATTATTTGAAGAGAAAGCTGGGCATTACATATCATTACAATAAGGAAGTTTTGGTGACGGTAGGCGGTTCGGAGGCGATTGATATTGCGCTCCGTGCGATGATCAATCCGGGCGAAGAAGTGATCATCCCGCAGCCGAGCTATGTGTCCTATGAGCCCTGTGCCATACTGGCAGATGCGGTTCCGGTCATCATTGATTTAAAGGCCGAGAATGAGTTTCGCCTGACTGCGCAGGAACTCCGTGAGGCGGTGACAGACAAGACAAAAGTCGTGGTGTTGCCGTTTCCCAATAATCCGACCGGTGCCATTATGGAGAGAGAGGATCTGGAGGCGATCGCAGAAGTTATCATCGAGAAAGATCTCTTTGTGATTTCCGATGAGATTTACGGAGAACTGACTTATAAGGGAGACCATGTTTCGATTGCCTGTATCCCCGGTATGCAGGAGAGGACGATACTGATCAACGGGTTTTCCAAAGCGTTTGCAATGACAGGATGGCGTCTTGGCTTTGCCTGCGGGCCGGAACAGATTATCGAGCAGATGATAAAGATTCATCAGTTTGCGATTATGTGCGCGCCGACGACAAGCCAGTATGCTGCGGTGGAGGCTCTTAAAAATGGAGACGAAGATGTGCAGCAGATGCGGGAGGCTTATAATCAGAGACGCCGTTATCTGATGTATGCGTTTCGCAATATGGGGCTGGAGTGCTTCGAGCCATATGGCGCTTTTTATGTCTTCCCCTGTATCAAAGAGTTTGGCATGACGAGTGAGGAATTTGCGGAGCGATTGTTAAAAGAAGAAAAAGTGGCCGTCGTGCCGGGCACGGCGTTCGGTGACAGCGGAGAGGGATTTCTGCGTATCTCCTACGCTTATTCTCTGGATAATCTGAAGTTAGCCATCGGCAGACTGGAACACTTCATCAGTAGACTGCGGGCGGAAAAACAGAGTGGTTCAAAGTCATGA
- a CDS encoding Lrp/AsnC family transcriptional regulator yields the protein MREQLLAIIERNSRIDLKELAVLLGVEELDVVNELAAMESEGIICGYHTLIDWEKTSIDIVTALIEVRVTPQRGQGFDSIAERIYKYPEVRAVYLISGAYDLLVILDGKNLRDISRFVSDKLSTLDYVLSTATHFILKKYKDHGTILAKKYEDEREKITP from the coding sequence ATGAGAGAACAATTACTGGCAATTATTGAGAGGAACAGCCGTATTGACTTAAAAGAGCTGGCAGTCCTTCTTGGCGTGGAGGAACTGGACGTTGTAAATGAATTGGCAGCGATGGAATCAGAAGGCATTATCTGCGGGTATCATACATTGATTGACTGGGAAAAGACTTCGATTGATATTGTGACGGCTCTGATCGAGGTACGGGTGACGCCGCAGAGAGGGCAGGGCTTTGACAGTATCGCGGAACGAATCTATAAATATCCGGAAGTGCGGGCGGTTTATCTCATTTCCGGTGCCTATGATCTGCTTGTGATCCTGGATGGTAAAAATCTCCGGGATATATCGAGATTTGTCTCCGATAAGCTGTCTACTCTGGACTATGTGCTCAGTACGGCGACTCACTTTATTTTGAAAAAGTATAAAGACCACGGCACCATTCTGGCAAAAAAATATGAAGACGAAAGGGAGAAGATCACACCATGA
- a CDS encoding AIR synthase family protein, with the protein MKVGKVSENVLKRSVLNQIHTKRDEILVGAGVGEDCAILSLAEDEVFVVSTDPITGATEDAGVLAVQITVNDLASSGAEPVALFVSALLPETIEEPQIRELMRQMEETCARLHVQIAGGHTEITRAVNKPVLTVTGVGKAKRERIITTKGARPGQDIVMSKWAGLEGTSILAKEKEAQLRMRYPSALIAEARAFDRFLSIVPEAATAGKSDVTAMHDVTEGGIFGALWEVAESSGVGLEIDLKKIPVRQETIEICEFFELNPYELISSGSLLMVTDDGFDLVRKLEREQIPAAVIGKIREGNDRVIINGEERRYLEPPKSDELYKVIE; encoded by the coding sequence ATGAAAGTAGGAAAAGTATCAGAGAACGTACTGAAGCGTTCTGTTTTGAATCAAATTCACACGAAGAGAGATGAGATTTTAGTTGGCGCAGGCGTAGGGGAAGACTGCGCCATCTTGTCTCTGGCAGAGGATGAGGTCTTTGTTGTATCAACAGACCCGATCACCGGAGCGACAGAAGATGCGGGTGTCCTTGCTGTGCAGATCACAGTCAATGACCTTGCCAGTTCCGGAGCGGAGCCAGTAGCGCTTTTTGTGTCGGCCCTGTTGCCGGAGACGATTGAGGAGCCACAGATCCGGGAGCTGATGCGACAGATGGAGGAGACCTGTGCCCGGCTGCATGTACAGATTGCAGGCGGACATACGGAGATCACAAGAGCGGTAAACAAGCCGGTGCTGACCGTGACAGGAGTGGGAAAGGCAAAGAGAGAGCGGATCATCACGACGAAGGGAGCCAGACCGGGACAGGACATTGTGATGTCTAAGTGGGCGGGACTGGAAGGAACCTCAATCCTGGCGAAGGAGAAGGAAGCACAGCTGCGTATGCGGTATCCTTCTGCTCTGATTGCGGAGGCCAGGGCATTTGACCGGTTTCTGAGTATTGTACCGGAGGCCGCTACCGCCGGAAAGTCCGACGTCACGGCAATGCACGATGTGACGGAGGGCGGGATATTCGGCGCGCTCTGGGAAGTTGCGGAGAGCTCGGGCGTTGGACTTGAGATCGACTTGAAAAAAATACCTGTCAGACAGGAGACGATAGAAATCTGTGAATTTTTTGAACTTAATCCTTATGAGTTGATTTCCAGCGGCAGTCTGCTCATGGTGACGGACGACGGTTTTGACCTCGTGAGGAAGCTGGAGCGGGAGCAGATTCCAGCGGCCGTCATCGGAAAAATACGGGAAGGGAACGACAGAGTGATTATAAATGGAGAGGAACGCCGTTACCTGGAGCCGCCGAAATCAGACGAATTGTATAAAGTGATAGAATGA
- a CDS encoding VanW family protein encodes MKKWICAAAGIVAAVACIFVLQASVKASENGEDYIHNGIFIGDIDVSGMTKEEASAAVQTYIDSLKEVPITLNAVGGNQVTVTAGDMGIAWENQEVLDDAFGLGKQGNIIKRYKALKDLERNTKKYEIALAFDSNKVNTLLTEQCTQFDVQAEDAHLRRENGQFIIEGGQTGEKVDVAASVEALTSFLQGGWNKSAAEVDLVVVTDEPRGNKEDLEQVKDVLGTFTTSYSTSGADRSANVANGCSLINETTLYPGEEFSAYEKVSPFSEENGYHLAGSYLNGMVVESLGGGICQVSTTLYNAVLLSELEVTERHNHSMEVSYVQPSADAAIAESAGKDFKFVNNTQYPIYIEGHTEDKKITFTIYGVETRDPGRTISFESEILSETRPDSDAVIADGGMPIGYVKVQSVHVGRSAKLWKVTKENGQEVSREEVNSSSYKMVPRTATVGTATADPVAAQLIQDAIATNNIDHIKGVAAALKAGDTTLGGTIVPPVIPGDGTLPEGVVPPVAPEVPATGDAAQTPEATPPADNTGVAAPVQ; translated from the coding sequence ATGAAAAAATGGATATGTGCCGCAGCGGGTATCGTGGCGGCAGTGGCCTGCATCTTTGTACTTCAGGCAAGTGTGAAGGCGAGTGAGAACGGTGAAGATTACATTCATAACGGCATTTTTATCGGAGACATTGATGTGTCGGGAATGACAAAAGAAGAGGCCAGCGCAGCCGTGCAGACCTATATTGACAGTCTGAAAGAGGTGCCGATTACGCTGAATGCGGTGGGCGGCAATCAGGTGACGGTGACAGCCGGCGATATGGGAATTGCCTGGGAAAATCAGGAAGTGCTGGACGATGCGTTTGGACTCGGGAAACAGGGTAATATTATCAAACGTTATAAGGCGTTAAAAGACCTTGAGCGCAATACAAAGAAATATGAGATTGCGCTTGCTTTTGACAGCAATAAAGTTAATACCTTGCTCACGGAACAATGCACACAGTTCGATGTGCAGGCAGAGGACGCGCATCTGCGCAGAGAGAACGGCCAGTTTATCATTGAGGGCGGCCAGACCGGTGAGAAAGTAGATGTTGCAGCTTCCGTGGAAGCGCTGACGTCATTTCTGCAGGGCGGCTGGAATAAGAGCGCCGCAGAGGTCGATCTCGTCGTAGTGACAGATGAGCCCAGAGGTAACAAGGAAGATCTGGAGCAGGTCAAGGACGTGCTGGGCACGTTTACGACGAGTTACAGTACATCGGGGGCGGACCGGAGTGCCAATGTGGCCAACGGCTGCAGTCTGATCAATGAGACGACGCTGTATCCGGGAGAGGAATTTTCAGCGTATGAGAAAGTGAGCCCATTTTCGGAGGAGAACGGTTATCATCTGGCAGGCTCGTATCTGAACGGAATGGTAGTGGAAAGTCTTGGCGGCGGTATCTGTCAGGTTTCGACGACGTTGTATAACGCAGTGTTGTTGTCAGAGCTGGAAGTGACGGAGCGTCATAATCATTCCATGGAAGTCAGTTATGTACAGCCTTCCGCTGATGCGGCCATCGCGGAGAGCGCGGGTAAAGATTTTAAATTTGTCAACAATACGCAGTACCCGATTTATATCGAGGGACATACGGAAGATAAAAAGATCACGTTTACAATCTATGGTGTGGAGACAAGAGATCCGGGACGTACGATCAGCTTCGAGAGCGAAATCCTTTCTGAGACAAGGCCGGATTCGGATGCTGTCATCGCAGACGGAGGGATGCCGATCGGTTATGTGAAAGTACAGTCCGTCCATGTGGGCAGGAGCGCGAAACTTTGGAAAGTGACGAAAGAAAACGGGCAGGAAGTCAGCCGTGAAGAAGTAAACAGCAGTAGCTATAAGATGGTGCCAAGAACAGCTACGGTAGGTACCGCGACTGCGGACCCGGTAGCGGCGCAGTTGATACAGGATGCGATTGCCACCAACAATATCGACCATATCAAAGGAGTTGCAGCAGCTCTGAAAGCGGGAGATACGACTCTGGGCGGAACGATCGTACCACCAGTGATACCCGGAGACGGTACACTGCCGGAAGGTGTAGTGCCGCCTGTTGCACCGGAAGTGCCGGCGACAGGAGATGCGGCGCAGACACCGGAGGCGACACCTCCTGCGGACAATACAGGCGTAGCAGCACCGGTACAGTAA